The Candidatus Eremiobacteraceae bacterium nucleotide sequence CGTCTCCGTCGGACCGAGTGCGGAAAGTCGCGCGTTTGCGACTTGCAGCGAGTTCGTGCGAGCGAGCATCGCCTGCGCGAGCGAGATGCGCAACTGCTCTTCGAGTTCGACGATCTCTGCGACGGCGCCGGCGAACGCGCGCGCCGTAGCGACCCGCAATCGCATTCCGGCCGACGCGATCCTGCGACGCAATTCCACGGTCCGCCGACGCGGGTCCGAAGTGCGCAGCCTGACCTCGAGTTCGTCGATGCGCTGCGCTCGTGCGAACACGACTTCGCTGGCCGCACCTACGATATCGTCCGATGCGCGATCGACGCGTGTCTGAAGGCCTGACAGCGCACGCCGAAGCGACCCGATGAGCCGCCCCTCGCTGGCATCGAGCGATTTCAGCAAGCGCGCACGATCGGGCGAGACGAGCTCTGCGGCCGCTGTCGGCGTGGCGGCGCGAATGTCGGCGACGAAGTCGGCGATCGTCACGTCCGTCTCGTGACCGACCGCCGATATCACCGGCCGCGCGCACGCGGCGATCGCGCGAGCGACGACCTCGGTGTTGAATGCCCACAGATCTTCGAGGGATCCGCCGCCGCGCGCGACGACGACGACGTCGACCGGAAGCGTCGAAGCGCGCCGGATCGCCATCGCGACCCGCGTCGCCGACGCCTCGCCCTGCACCGGCGTGTGGACGACGACTACCTCGATGTGCGCGCCACGGCGACGGCACGTCGTGAGGAAATCCGCCAACGCCGCTCCTTCGCGGCTCGTGACGATCGCGACGCGGCGGACGAATTCCGGCAGCGGCCGCTTGCGTTCGCGGGCGAACAGCCCTTCGCGCGACAGCTGCTGTTTGAGCTGCTCGAACCGCCGGTGCAGCTCGCCGCGGCCGACCGGAACGATGTCGTCGACGTCGATCTGATACTTGCTCTGCGGGATATAGGTCGTGACGCGACCGCGGATCTCGACTTGCAAGCCGTCGGGAAGAGGAAGCGTGACGTCGATCTGCGACAAGCGATCGCCGAGGCAGATGCATGCGATGCTCGCTTGCGCGTCCTTCAAAGTGAAGTATGCATGGCCGCTCGCCCGGTTGACGTTGCAACCCGAGATCTCACCCACGACTCGAACGCGCTGTGGAAACGCGCCTTGGAGCGCGCGTTTGATCTGCCGGCACAACTCGCCGACGCCGACCGGCGGCGCTTCGAACAACGATCGCATCGTCACGTATCGCGCGGAGGCGCTGTCACCGGCGTCACGGGCGGCGTCGCCGGCACATCAGCGGGCGTCGCGGAATCCAAAGGCGTCGGCGTCGGGGCCTCCGCCTGCGGCGGCAGCGTCACGTCCGGTGCCGGCGTCGACTGATCCACCGGGGCTAACTCGTGCCTGCCGACCGCGACGTGCGCCGTCTGCGAGCAATATTCAAGCGGGGCCGTGCCGTTGAGGAAGTATTCCGCGCGACCGCCTTGCCCCGGCCGCGCTCGGCGATTGTTGCCGCACACTCGCACCACCTGGACGTCGGGCGGCTGCGATTGGAAATCCTCGACCTTCTGATCCGCGAGCGCGGTGCGCATGAAGCGCGCCCAGATGCGCGCCGGCACGTTGCCGCCGTACGATTCGTACATCTTCGAGTAGTCGTCGTTGCCCACCCATACCGATGCCGCAAGCTGCGGCGTGAAGCCGACGAACCACGCGTCGCGAAAGTCGGACGTGGTGCCCGTCTTGCCCGCGGCAGGCCGGCCGATGATCGCGTTCGGATAGCCGGTCCCCTCTTGTATCACGCCCTCCATCATCGTCGTCATGATAAACGCGGCACCCGCCGACATCGCGACGTGACGTTCGGGGAAGCGCGCGTCGTAGACGATCGAGCCGTACTTGTCCTCGACGTAGCGGATGCCGGTCGGTTGCGTGTAGATGCCGCCGTCGGCGATCGTCGAGTATCCCGAGACCATTTCGAGCGGCGAAACGACCGCGGTTCCAAGCGCGAGTGAGAGATCGGGCTGCAGATCTTCGGTGATGCCCATCCTGCTCGCGTAGTCGATGACGTTGCCGATGCCGATATCGTGCGCCAGCTCGACGGCGACGATGTTTCGCGAGAGCTCGAAGGCTTTGCGCAGCGTGATCGGGCCGAGGTATCGATGATCGTCGTCGGACGGCGTGTAATCGCTGCCGTCGCCCGCCGGATACGTCACTTTGGAATCCGGATACACGGTCGAGACGGGCACGCCGCGGTCGACCGCTGCCGAGTAGACGAAGCCTTTGAACGACGATCCCGGTTGGCGCCGGGCTTGCCAGGCGCGATCGAATTGACTCTTGGCCGAGAAGCCGACGCCGCCGACCATCGCCATGATCTCGCCGGTGTGCGGGTCTTCGGCGACGAGCGCTCCTTGGTGCATGCCGTAGCCTTCGGACGCGCCTTCCTTAACGAGCGACGTCACCGCGTTCTGCGCGATCGTCTCGTACTTGGGATCGAGCGTCGTGTATACCGTCAGTCCGTCGTGGAACAGACGCTGCGGCCCGATGATGCTCTCGAGCTGCGCGATGACGTAGGTCGTGAAGTACGGATATTTGTAGGAAAGCACGCCGCCCGAGTTCGCACCGACGAGATGGGCCGGCGCGGCGGATGCGGCGTCCGCTTGGGCCTCGGTCACGAAGCCGTTGGCGACCATCCGGTCGAGCACGTGCTGCTGGCGGTCGCGGGCGAGCTTGAGGTTGGCGTACGGGTTATATAAGGAAGGCGCGGCGACGAGCCCGGCGAGCATCGACGCTTCGGAGAGGGTCAGATGGCTCACGTCCTTGCCGAAATACGCATGACTGGCGGCTTGGACGCCGTACGCGCCGGCACCGAAATAGACGAGATTGAGATATCGCTCGAGGATCTCGTCCTTCGTGTAGTAGCGCTCGATCTCGATCGCGAGCAGCGCCTCTTGGATCTTGCGGCCCATCGTCTGCTCGTCGGTGAGGAACATGTTGCGCGCGAGCTGCTGCGTGATCGTGCTCGCGCCTTGCTCGATCTGTTGGTGCTGCCAGTTGGCGAGCGCCGCGCGCGCGATGCCGCGGATGTCGACGCCCGAATGGCTGTAGAAGCGCTCGTCCTCGCTGGCGACGATCGCCTCGCGCATGACGGTGGGGATCTGCGTGATCGGCACGTAGACGCGGTTCTTGTCGTAGAGCCGCGCGAGCAGCGTTCCGTCGCGCGCGAGAATGCGCGTCGTCCCTGCGGGTTCGATATCGGATAGCCGCGAGATGTCCGGCAGGTTCTTGCCGTAGGCGGCGATGATGCCCAGGGCGGTGATGCCGGCGCCGACGGCGAGGACGAGCACGATCGCGACCACCCAGATCGCGACCCGGCCGATCCTGCGATAGATAAGCTTCATCTCGTGACCGATGGCCGCGTTTTCGCGAGCGCGTCAAGGATCGCGTTGACGAACGAAGCGCTCTTCTCAGTCGACAAGCGGCGAGCCAGTTCGATGGCATGGTTGATGACGTGTGTCGTCTCAGCCTCCGGCCGGTAACGGAGTTCCCACGCGGCGAGATAGAGTATCAAGCGGTCGACGCCCGCGAGCCGTTCGAGCGTCCAACGTTCGAGCAACGGCTCGAGCTGCGCTTCGAGCACCGCTTGGCGCTCGAGCGTGCCGCGCACGAGCATCTCGACGATCGTCCAGTCGGTATCGCGCGGTGCATCGGAACGCTTGTCGATCGCAGGATAGACGGGCTCGTACGGATCCTCGGCCGCCGCGTCGTCGCCGCGCGCGAAAACGCCGACGCCGTTGCGCGCCTGGGCGATGGCGTCATCGAGCGGGCGCCGCCCGATCTCGACGGCGTAGAGGATCTCGACTGCGACGCGGTGTTCGCGGCGTTCTAAGGCCATACGATCTCAGGCAGCGGGCGGCTGCAGCACTTCTTCGCGCAGCCACGTCACGTGCGTGTTCGCGCCGGCGAACGACGGCGACTCCAAGATGCGCTCGTGGATCGGCACCGTCGTCGTCACGCCCTTGATCTCCGTCTCGGACAGCGCGCGACGCATCCGAGCGATCGCGCTCGCGCGGTTGCGATCGTACGCGATGATCTTGGCGAGCAGCGAATCGTAGTACGGCGGGATTTCGGCGCCCGAGAAGATGTGCGTGTCGACGCGGATACCGGGTCCGCCAGGCAGCAACACCGAACCGAGCTTGCCCGCGGCAGGCGCGAACTTGTTGTCGGCGTCTTCCGCGTTGATGCGGCATTCGATCGCATGGCCGCGCGGCTTGATGTCCTCTTGCCGAACGGTGAGCCGTTCGCCGGCCGCGATGCGTATCTGCCAGCGTACGAGATCGATGCCGTAGACGACTTCGGTCACCGGATGCTCGACCTGGATGCGCGTGTTCATCTCCATGAAGTAGAAATTGCCGTCGTCGGTGACGAGAAATTCGAGCGTGCCGGCGTTCGCGTACTCCGCGGCGCGCGTCGCCCGCACGGCCGCCCAGCACAGCTTTTCGCGAACTTCGGTCGGCAGGCGAGGCGCGGGCGCCTCTTCGAGCAGTTTCTGGTGTCCGGGCTTTTGCACGGAGCAGTCGCGTTCGCCGACGTGGATCGTGTGGCCGAACTCATCCGCCAAGACTTGCACTTCGATATGGCGCGGATGGACGAGCAGCTTCTCGACGTAGACGCGGCCGTCGCCGAACGCCGCTTGCGCTTCGCCGCTCGCCGTCTCGAGCCCGGCGGAGAGATCCGCCTCGCGCCCGACGATGCGCATGCCCTTGCCGCCGCCGCCCGCGGTCGCCTTGATGAGCACGGGGTAGCCGACGGTGCGACAAAACGTCTTCGCGTCTTCGAGCGACTCGACGATGCCGGAGCCGGGGATCACCGGTACTCCCGCTTCTTCCATCCGCTTCTTCGCCGATGCTTTGTCGCCCATGAGCGCGATCGCCGCTGCCGGCGGCCCGATGAACTTGAAACCGTGCGACGCGCAGATCTCCGCAAAGGTCTCGCGCTCCGATAGGAACCCGTAACCCGGATGGATCGCATCGACGCCGGCGACTTCCGCCGCGCTGATGATGTTCGGTATGTTGAGGTACGAGCGCGCCGATTGCGGCGGCCCGACGCAATACGATTCGTCGGCCATGCGGACGTGAAGCGAATTGCGGTCGGCCTCGGAGAAGATCGCGACCGTCTTCACGCCGAGTTCTTTGCATGCGCGGACGATGCGGAGCGCGATCTCGCCGCGGTTGGCGATCAGTACTTTGTTGAACACGTCGTGTCTTTCAGATGCGCGGTGGCTCTATGTCGTCGTCAGGCCCGCTTTCGGTGCCTGCGGGTTCGTCCGGCAGCGCTTCGATCGGTCCGGTGTCGATGACGAACAGCGTTTCGCCGAAATCGACCGGTTGACCGTCCTCGGCGACTTGCGCCACGAGCCGGCCGTCGACGCCGGCTTTCACTGGCGTCCGCACCTTCAACGCCTCGATGTATCCGAGAATCTGATCCGGCGCCACTTTCGCGCCGAGCTCCAGGGCATCCGGCGCGCTGTGGAAGATACCGACGACGTCCGCAGCGACGGTCGTGTACGCGCGACCTGGCTCGGCATCCGGCAGGTAGTCGTGCGTGCGGGGCGAGCGGCGGGGTTCGGCGGTTTCGGCATCGAGCGATGATGCCCGCGAACCGGCCTTTTCAAGCGTGACGCTGCCTTCCGGCGTCGTCACGCGAAGCTGCATGAGCGGCGTTTGTGCGAACGCGTCGCAGAGCTCGGGCAAGCGGTCTTCGACGAACTGCAAGAGGTCGGCCGACGCCGAATCCATCCCGTCGTTAGAGTCGTGGGTCACGTGCGGCCGCTTCGCCGCAGATACCCTTGCGGCCTATCGCTTTGCGGCGTTCCAACGCTCCCGGATACGATCATCGCCCGTACGCTGCGACGCACGCGCACCGAGTGTTTCCAATCCTCGCGCATCCTGGCGACGCCGCGACGGAACTCATCATCGGGGATAAGGAAAAACGACGATAAGAATTTGCGTTCGATCCTATCGGCGAGACTCTGGGGATCGTCTTCGAGCTCCATGTGGATGTCGCGCTGTTCGACGTCCTCGAATCCCGCGCGTACCAGGTCGTTCGCGAGCTTCTGCGCGCTCGGAAATCTCGCCATATCGATCGCCGGCAACGAGGTGAAATAGCGCGCATAGATCACTTCGGCGAAATGGCGATGCGGGAACGTCGCGATCGAGAGGACGGCGCCGGGGTCGAGCGCGTGGAGGGCGCGACGAGCGAACGGCTCGACGTCAATATAGTGGATGCAATAGAACGCGGTGATCGCATCAAAGGGTCCGCGCGGCAGCGTCTGGTTCGCATCGCCTTGGAGGTATTCGATCGCCGGCACACGCGCGCGCGCGGCCTCGAGCATCGTTTGGCTTGGATCGTAACCGGTCACGCGGCAGCCGAGTTCATGAAGGCGCTCGGAGAATCGGCCCGTGCCGCAACCGACGTCGAGGACGCGAGCCCCGCGTGTGAGACGCGCCGATTCGACGACCGCGTCGAGCACAGCCTTATCGAATTTCGAAAACGGGCGCAGCTTGTCGTAGCCTTCGCCCGCGCCTCCGGGTGCGTCGTAGTCGACGCGTGGCGGCGGCACGAGCTTTGCAGTTCCGCGAAGTCTAGTCACGCCGCGACGCTCCTCGGCCGGCAAGGCGGCGAGTAGTGCTGCCGCGTTGCGGCCATCGGACGACGCGACAACGTCCGGCGCGATCTCCGCCAGCGGCTCGAGGGCGAATGCGCGCGACGCGAGACGCTCGTGCGGCACTATGAGATCCGGCTCGTCGATGCGCGCATCACCGAGCAAGAACAGATCGAGGTCGAGCGTTCTTGGTCCAAAGCGTTCACGGCGTTCGCGACCGAACTCCCTTTCGATCGCTTGGAGGCGTTCGACCAGTTCGCGAGCACCGAGTCCCGTGTCGAAGGCGGCGACGGCATTGATGTACGAGGGCTGCTCTTTTACGCCCCACGGCTCGGTGAGATAGAGATCGGAGTTGACGAAATCCGTTCCGAGCGCGCGCAGCCGCTCGAACGCTTCGCGCACGATGCCGGCCGAATCGCCGAGATTAGACCCGATGCCGACGAACGCCCTAGCCACGCGGGCGCGTGCGCGAGAGTTCGA carries:
- the xseA gene encoding exodeoxyribonuclease VII large subunit — encoded protein: MRSLFEAPPVGVGELCRQIKRALQGAFPQRVRVVGEISGCNVNRASGHAYFTLKDAQASIACICLGDRLSQIDVTLPLPDGLQVEIRGRVTTYIPQSKYQIDVDDIVPVGRGELHRRFEQLKQQLSREGLFARERKRPLPEFVRRVAIVTSREGAALADFLTTCRRRGAHIEVVVVHTPVQGEASATRVAMAIRRASTLPVDVVVVARGGGSLEDLWAFNTEVVARAIAACARPVISAVGHETDVTIADFVADIRAATPTAAAELVSPDRARLLKSLDASEGRLIGSLRRALSGLQTRVDRASDDIVGAASEVVFARAQRIDELEVRLRTSDPRRRTVELRRRIASAGMRLRVATARAFAGAVAEIVELEEQLRISLAQAMLARTNSLQVANARLSALGPTETLRRGYAIVFDKGGMALVDSTAARVGDPLDIELHRGRLEAAVTAKEDPRGEDDEQEEA
- a CDS encoding PBP1A family penicillin-binding protein yields the protein MKLIYRRIGRVAIWVVAIVLVLAVGAGITALGIIAAYGKNLPDISRLSDIEPAGTTRILARDGTLLARLYDKNRVYVPITQIPTVMREAIVASEDERFYSHSGVDIRGIARAALANWQHQQIEQGASTITQQLARNMFLTDEQTMGRKIQEALLAIEIERYYTKDEILERYLNLVYFGAGAYGVQAASHAYFGKDVSHLTLSEASMLAGLVAAPSLYNPYANLKLARDRQQHVLDRMVANGFVTEAQADAASAAPAHLVGANSGGVLSYKYPYFTTYVIAQLESIIGPQRLFHDGLTVYTTLDPKYETIAQNAVTSLVKEGASEGYGMHQGALVAEDPHTGEIMAMVGGVGFSAKSQFDRAWQARRQPGSSFKGFVYSAAVDRGVPVSTVYPDSKVTYPAGDGSDYTPSDDDHRYLGPITLRKAFELSRNIVAVELAHDIGIGNVIDYASRMGITEDLQPDLSLALGTAVVSPLEMVSGYSTIADGGIYTQPTGIRYVEDKYGSIVYDARFPERHVAMSAGAAFIMTTMMEGVIQEGTGYPNAIIGRPAAGKTGTTSDFRDAWFVGFTPQLAASVWVGNDDYSKMYESYGGNVPARIWARFMRTALADQKVEDFQSQPPDVQVVRVCGNNRRARPGQGGRAEYFLNGTAPLEYCSQTAHVAVGRHELAPVDQSTPAPDVTLPPQAEAPTPTPLDSATPADVPATPPVTPVTAPPRDT
- the nusB gene encoding transcription antitermination factor NusB: MALERREHRVAVEILYAVEIGRRPLDDAIAQARNGVGVFARGDDAAAEDPYEPVYPAIDKRSDAPRDTDWTIVEMLVRGTLERQAVLEAQLEPLLERWTLERLAGVDRLILYLAAWELRYRPEAETTHVINHAIELARRLSTEKSASFVNAILDALAKTRPSVTR
- the accC gene encoding acetyl-CoA carboxylase biotin carboxylase subunit; translated protein: MFNKVLIANRGEIALRIVRACKELGVKTVAIFSEADRNSLHVRMADESYCVGPPQSARSYLNIPNIISAAEVAGVDAIHPGYGFLSERETFAEICASHGFKFIGPPAAAIALMGDKASAKKRMEEAGVPVIPGSGIVESLEDAKTFCRTVGYPVLIKATAGGGGKGMRIVGREADLSAGLETASGEAQAAFGDGRVYVEKLLVHPRHIEVQVLADEFGHTIHVGERDCSVQKPGHQKLLEEAPAPRLPTEVREKLCWAAVRATRAAEYANAGTLEFLVTDDGNFYFMEMNTRIQVEHPVTEVVYGIDLVRWQIRIAAGERLTVRQEDIKPRGHAIECRINAEDADNKFAPAAGKLGSVLLPGGPGIRVDTHIFSGAEIPPYYDSLLAKIIAYDRNRASAIARMRRALSETEIKGVTTTVPIHERILESPSFAGANTHVTWLREEVLQPPAA
- a CDS encoding biotin/lipoyl-containing protein, which codes for MTHDSNDGMDSASADLLQFVEDRLPELCDAFAQTPLMQLRVTTPEGSVTLEKAGSRASSLDAETAEPRRSPRTHDYLPDAEPGRAYTTVAADVVGIFHSAPDALELGAKVAPDQILGYIEALKVRTPVKAGVDGRLVAQVAEDGQPVDFGETLFVIDTGPIEALPDEPAGTESGPDDDIEPPRI
- the folK gene encoding 2-amino-4-hydroxy-6-hydroxymethyldihydropteridine diphosphokinase, producing MARAFVGIGSNLGDSAGIVREAFERLRALGTDFVNSDLYLTEPWGVKEQPSYINAVAAFDTGLGARELVERLQAIEREFGRERRERFGPRTLDLDLFLLGDARIDEPDLIVPHERLASRAFALEPLAEIAPDVVASSDGRNAAALLAALPAEERRGVTRLRGTAKLVPPPRVDYDAPGGAGEGYDKLRPFSKFDKAVLDAVVESARLTRGARVLDVGCGTGRFSERLHELGCRVTGYDPSQTMLEAARARVPAIEYLQGDANQTLPRGPFDAITAFYCIHYIDVEPFARRALHALDPGAVLSIATFPHRHFAEVIYARYFTSLPAIDMARFPSAQKLANDLVRAGFEDVEQRDIHMELEDDPQSLADRIERKFLSSFFLIPDDEFRRGVARMREDWKHSVRVRRSVRAMIVSGSVGTPQSDRPQGYLRRSGRT